The following are from one region of the Corylus avellana chromosome ca1, CavTom2PMs-1.0 genome:
- the LOC132187870 gene encoding alkaline/neutral invertase A, mitochondrial: MNTSSCIGISTMKPYCRVLISYKGSSIFGFSPGKFNDYRIDNLSKFHCGRFSGCSSQIIGYIRVTDSNQRAFNVSGSSWGQSRGFGMSSHVGQGSGRGVLVIPNVASDFRNHSTSVEAHVNEKSFERIYIQGGLNVKPLVIERIKTGHSVVKEEESRLDFDGSNINIDNSKGLNENTVEREVSEIEKEAWNLLRNAVVSYCGNPVGTVAANDAADKQPLNYDQVFIRDFVPSALAFLLNGEGEIVKNFLLHTLQLQSWEKTVDCYSPGQGLMPASFKVRTAPLDGSNEAFEEVLDPDFGESAIGRVAPVDSGLWWIILLRAYGKITGDYALQERVDVQTGIRLILNLCLTDGFDMFPSLLVTDGSCMIDRRMGIHGHPLEIQALFYSALRSSREMLIVNDGTKNLVAAVNNRLSALSFHIREYYWVDMKKINEIYRYKTEEYSTDAINKFNIYPDQIPSWLVDWIPEKGGYLIGNLQPAHMDFRFFTLGNLWSIVSSLGSPKQNEGILNLIEDKWDDLVAQMPLKICYPALEHDEWRIITGCDPKNTPWSYHNGGSWPTLLWQFTLACIKMGKPELAQKAVALAEQRLSMDQWPEYYDTRSGRFIGKQSRLFQTWTIAGFLTSKILLENPEKASLLFWEEDYELLEICVCALSKTGRKKCSRFAAKSQILAR; this comes from the exons ATGAACACAAGCAGTTGTATTGGAATTTCCACTATGAAACCCTATTGTAGGGTACTAATTAGCTACAAAGGATCCTCAATTTTTGGGTTTTCGCCCGGAAAATTCAATGATTATCGAATTGATAATTTGTCGAAATTTCATTGCGGTCGATTTAGTGGCTGTAGTTCTCAGATTATAGGGTACATACGTGTAACCGATTCGAATCAGAGAGCTTTTAATGTTTCTGGTTCAAGTTGGGGTCAGTCTAGGGGTTTTGGGATGAGTTCCCATGTTGGTCAAGGTAGTGGTAGGGGTGTTTTAGTAATTCCCAATGTAGCATCTGACTTTAGGAACCATTCAACCTCGGTCGAAGCTCATGTTAATGAGAAGAGCTTCGAGAGGATTTACATTCAAGGTGGACTGAATGTGAAGCCTCTGGTGATCGAGCGGATCAAGACAGGTCACAGTGTGGTTAAAGAAGAAGAGTCTAGGTTAGACTTTGATGGGTCAAATATAAACATTGATAATTCGAAGGGTTTGAATGAGAATACGGTGGAAAGGGAGGTCTCCGAGATTGAGAAGGAGGCGTGGAACTTGCTTCGAAATGCGGTTGTTAGTTATTGTGGAAATCCAGTGGGAACTGTTGCAGCTAATGATGCAGCCGACAAGCAGCCGCTGAACTACGATCAGGTCTTTATTCGTGATTTTGTGCCCTCAGCACTTGCATTCTTACTCAATGGAGAAGGAGAGATTGTgaagaattttcttcttcatacACTGCAATTGCAG AGCTGGGAAAAGACTGTGGACTGCTACAGTCCTGGGCAAGGGTTAATGCCAGCAAGCTTTAAAGTTAGAACTGCTCCTCTTGATGGAAGCAATGAAGCATTTGAGGAAGTTTTAGATCCTGATTTTGGTGAATCAGCCATTGGTCGTGTTGCACCTGTTGATTCTG GGTTGTGGTGGATTATTTTGTTGAGAGCTTATGGGAAGATCACCGGCGACTATGCATTGCAAGAAAGAGTGGATGTCCAGACAGGCATAAGATTAATCCTTAATCTGTGTTTAACTGATGGGTTTGACATGTTTCCTTCTCTGTTAGTAACTGATGGTTCCTGCATGATTGATAGACGGATGGGTATTCATGGACACCCTCTTGAAATCCAA GCGTTATTCTACTCAGCCCTACGGTCTTCCCGTGAAATGCTTATTGTCAATGATGGAACCAAGAATTTGGTGGCTGCTGTCAATAATCGACTCAGTGCACTCTCCTTTCATATCAGAGAGTATTATTGGGTGGATATGAAGAAGATCAATGAGATTTATCGTTATAAGACAGAGGAATACTCTACAGATGCCATTAACAAGTTCAATATTTATCCGGATCAAATTCCTTCTTGGCTGGTAGATTGGATACCTGAGAAAGGTGGCTACCTCATTGGCAATCTGCAACCTGCTCATATGGATTTTAGGTTTTTCACACTTGGAAATCTTTGGTCCATTGTTTCATCTTTAGGTAGCCCAAAACAAAATGAGGGTATTCTGAATTTGATTGAGGACAAGTGGGATGATCTTGTGGCTCAAATGCCTCTTAAAATTTGTTACCCTGCTTTGGAGCATGATGAATGGCGTATAATCACTGGCTGTGACCCAAAGAATAC GCCCTGGTCTTATCATAATGGTGGATCTTGGCCAACACTTCTCTGGCAG TTCACATTGGCCTGCATTAAGATGGGGAAGCCAGAATTAGCACAGAAGGCTGTTGCTTTGGCAGAGCAGAGGCTTTCAATGGATCAGTGGCCTGAATATTATGACACGCGGAGCGGGAGATTCATAGGAAAGCAATCCCGGCTCTTCCAGACATGGACAATTGCTGGTTTTCTAACCTCGAAGATTCTTTTGGAGAACCCAGAGAAGGCATCCTTGTTGTTCTGGGAGGAGGATTATGAACTCCTTGAAATTTGTGTTTGCGCGCTTAGCAAAACCGGTAGAAAGAAGTGCTCACGTTTTGCTGCAAAGTCTCAGATTCTTGCTCGATGA